DNA sequence from the Uloborus diversus isolate 005 chromosome 1, Udiv.v.3.1, whole genome shotgun sequence genome:
cattTGCTCTTGATGAAAACCTTTGTATGGAAACGGAGCACAACTGCCCCTGCACATTCAGGGGCATTTTGGGACTGTACCCGAATCCCACAGGGGATTTGAGAGTACTGTCTGCAGACCATGAAGAAGACTTTTAGAGCTGTTTCCTCATTCCTGCGAAAACTTTTAGCGACTATCATtatctctttggaaaatttcaggGATTGTATGCTTAGATTAATGAGACTTAGGAACTGTGACTGCAACCTGATGATTTTTTGTGAAACTGAGTTTATACGCATGAAAGTGCATTTTCGGTTCAATCGTTAATGtgttatttcattcaaaatacaTTCAAgcagttatttattcatttacattcacATTCAGTAATCACATTTAATCGTTTGTCAAATGTGACGACTGAATGTGATTGAGTAAACAAACGAATAACTTATCTAATGCTCTGTGAATAAAAGAACAAATGGTTTCTCTGTTCCACGTTAATGAAAGAACTAATAAATGACTGAATGAAGAAGCAATATTTTGTATGAATGGGAACGAGGACGTAAATCAACAGATATTGGATTAGTTTAATGTCTTTacgcactcaaaaaaaaaaaaaaaaaaaaagaaaaaaaaaaaaccccgaaggACCGAAAATGCACTTACATGAGGATAAACTTAGTTCCTCAAAAAATCTATCAAGTTTCACACATGGACATATGGACATGGACAGACATGGAGACTTTTAGGACACTGTTCCTAAAAGTCTCATTGATCAAAGCACATAGTtcctgaaattttccaaaaagataAGGATAGTCGCTAAAAGTTTTCATATGGATGAGGAAACAGCTCTAAAAGTCTATCATGGTCTGCAGACAGCACTCTCAAATCCCCAGTGAGATGAGGGTACGGTCCCAAAAACCCCTAAACGCATAAGTGCAGTCGTGCTACGTTTCCATGCAATGCCTTTTATCTCGAGCAAATGCCAAAAGAATTGAGAGCGGATCGATCCCCCCCACTCCTCAGTCGCTGGAAGGCGGACTCGGGGAGGGCCGCACCCTGCGGATATCCCGCACGTCTCCACGACGGCGGGGGCGGCGGCTGGGAGGCGGGAGCCGGGGGCGGCGGCGCAGGGAGTCGGCGGGCGCCTGGTAAAGTTGCACCTGCCGGCGCACACGGGTCCCTCGGGCCCCCAAGCCCGACGAAGGCGGCGGCGGGGGAGGACTCGGTGGAGACGAGTCGTCCTCGTCGTCGTCGTCGTCGGGCGGGGGGTCCGCGGGATCGGCGTGCAGGGCAGCGTCCGTTGATCCGTCCCTCCCTGGGTCGTCGTCGTCCGGCTCGCGCTGCTCATCCACCTCCTCCTCCTGAGCCCCGTTCTGCTCGGTAAATCCCTCCTCGGGCGGAGTCGGTTGAGTCACCGTGATGATCACCGGGCAGACGGGCGTGTCAGGGGCTGCGTCCTCTGTGCGGCCTCCTTCCGGCGCTGGGGAGTCTGATGGAGCAAAAGGAGGGTTAAAAATACCTGACTGCCTCCTGGACGTGGTGGCTCCCCACAGTCGACGCCTTGAAGTTGGGGCCCCGGAAACCCTTGGACTTTGGGCCCCGGGCACGTCCAGGAGAACGGGGGCGTCTCCGCCGTCGTCACcaccatcatcatcatcatcgtcgTCGTCCACCTCCATGGAGGTGGAGGTATCGTCCTCCATGGAGGAGGTGTCGTC
Encoded proteins:
- the LOC129220627 gene encoding uncharacterized protein LOC129220627, coding for MDSVNEAIVAVLNLVTSLGDVVRVELAARDQVIAGLREELRVEKERNRRFKEEVVRNVNNLNQATFNSDAPWEEDPSPPPSPDDDDTSSMEDDTSTSMEVDDDDDDDDGGDDGGDAPVLLDVPGAQSPRVSGAPTSRRRLWGATTSRRQSGIFNPPFAPSDSPAPEGGRTEDAAPDTPVCPVIITVTQPTPPEEGFTEQNGAQEEEVDEQREPDDDDPGRDGSTDAALHADPADPPPDDDDDEDDSSPPSPPPPPPSSGLGARGTRVRRQVQLYQAPADSLRRRPRLPPPSRRPRRRGDVRDIRRVRPSPSPPSSD